In Devosia sp. XK-2, one DNA window encodes the following:
- a CDS encoding DUF4282 domain-containing protein, translated as MTLDDLKRLLTRQTLFRLDSILSPRLVPIFYALGLAAILLWAISHFFFRFGTGFGDGLWGLLEIAVFGLLALVGLRIGCEALLVWFKSHENTGDSVQRSRYSASLLDEVRDAIRDLAEEGDERDFAEADEYITPATEPVPQATPDPASAPREPATKAGETHKPRRTAKRTPPKSVT; from the coding sequence ATGACTTTGGACGATCTCAAGCGCCTGCTGACCCGCCAGACATTGTTCCGGCTGGATTCCATCCTGTCCCCCCGGCTCGTCCCCATTTTCTATGCGCTGGGCCTGGCGGCCATCCTGCTCTGGGCCATCAGCCATTTCTTCTTCCGCTTCGGCACCGGTTTCGGCGACGGCCTCTGGGGGTTGCTGGAAATCGCCGTCTTCGGGCTTCTCGCACTGGTTGGGCTGCGCATCGGCTGCGAGGCTCTGTTGGTCTGGTTCAAGAGCCATGAAAATACCGGCGACAGCGTGCAGCGCTCGCGCTATTCCGCCTCGCTGCTCGATGAGGTGCGCGACGCGATACGCGACCTGGCCGAAGAAGGTGACGAGCGCGATTTCGCAGAAGCCGATGAATATATCACTCCGGCCACCGAGCCAGTGCCGCAGGCCACGCCCGACCCGGCCTCTGCCCCGCGCGAACCGGCGACCAAGGCCGGCGAAACCCACAAGCCCCGCCGGACAGCCAAGCGCACACCACCCAAATCGGTGACGTGA
- a CDS encoding DoxX family protein yields the protein MTDRLSAYAPQALAVLRIVAALLFVLHGTQKLLGFPAAEFAPPVFSIFWFAAIIEIVTGVLIGVGFFTRAAAFIASGTMAVAYWMVHAPGNLFPTNNGGDAAILFCFLFLFLVFAGPGRWAVNEK from the coding sequence ATGACCGATCGACTCTCCGCTTACGCGCCGCAGGCCCTCGCTGTGCTGCGCATCGTTGCCGCACTCCTGTTCGTCCTGCACGGAACCCAGAAGCTGCTTGGCTTTCCGGCCGCTGAATTTGCTCCGCCTGTCTTCTCGATCTTCTGGTTCGCCGCAATCATCGAGATTGTGACCGGCGTGCTGATCGGTGTGGGCTTCTTCACCCGCGCCGCCGCATTCATCGCCTCGGGCACCATGGCTGTTGCCTATTGGATGGTGCATGCGCCGGGCAATCTGTTCCCGACCAATAATGGTGGCGATGCGGCTATCCTGTTCTGCTTCCTGTTCCTCTTTCTGGTTTTTGCCGGCCCGGGCCGCTGGGCGGTCAACGAGAAATAA
- a CDS encoding SLC13 family permease, whose amino-acid sequence MTLPQMLAFLIIAGMMVAFIMGRWRYDLVAFCALLAGLLVGVVPYERAFVGFSNDIVIIVGSALVVSAAVARSGIMEILIRRYVPRMTSPRMQLIVLVTIVTILSAFVKNIGALAIMMPIAFQMARRSSVSPSMFLMPMAFGSLLGGLMTQIGTSPNIIVSGVRQELTGTAFTMFDFTPVGAILAAVGIVFLALFYWLLPERRREESGMDKAIEIKNYTTEAHVLPESSAIGKTVGDLQSAADGAAMVTGIVSASGRRRTPLPDATLRAGDILLIEGDPEALDKMVNQTGLSFAERRGAASRDSGNVGVIEAIIGESSGLIGASAQELTLFDRTGLNLLAISRRDQRFTKRLGEIRFQNGDVILLQGHLKRIPDLLREWDILPLVERGLRLGSVRNGLLPLAILLIAMTATALGIVPVAPAFFAAAGLMILTGALPLRDVYTQIDGPILVMLACLIPVSESLQLTGGTDLVAHWLTATAVTLPGWGALALIMVAAMAVTPFLNNAATVLVMAPIAAAFATGLGYAPEAFLMAVAIGAGCDFLTPIGHQCNTLVMAPGGYRFGDYWRLGLPLSILVVLVGVPALMIVWPF is encoded by the coding sequence ATGACCCTCCCGCAAATGCTCGCTTTTCTGATCATTGCGGGCATGATGGTCGCCTTCATTATGGGCCGCTGGCGCTACGATCTGGTCGCCTTTTGCGCCCTGCTGGCCGGCCTGCTGGTCGGCGTCGTCCCCTATGAGCGCGCCTTTGTCGGCTTCTCCAACGACATCGTCATCATTGTCGGCAGCGCCTTGGTGGTCAGCGCCGCGGTGGCGCGCTCGGGCATTATGGAAATCCTCATCCGCCGCTATGTGCCGCGCATGACCAGTCCGCGCATGCAACTAATCGTATTGGTGACCATCGTCACCATCCTGTCCGCCTTCGTGAAAAATATCGGCGCCTTGGCCATCATGATGCCGATTGCCTTTCAGATGGCCCGGCGCTCCAGCGTCTCGCCCTCCATGTTCCTCATGCCCATGGCCTTCGGATCCTTGCTGGGCGGGCTGATGACCCAGATCGGCACATCGCCCAATATCATTGTCTCCGGTGTGCGTCAGGAATTGACCGGCACCGCCTTCACCATGTTCGATTTCACCCCCGTTGGCGCCATCCTGGCTGCGGTCGGCATTGTCTTTCTCGCCCTGTTCTATTGGCTCTTGCCCGAGCGCCGCCGCGAGGAAAGCGGCATGGACAAGGCCATCGAGATCAAGAACTACACCACCGAAGCCCATGTGCTTCCCGAAAGCTCGGCCATCGGCAAAACGGTGGGCGATCTGCAATCGGCCGCCGATGGCGCCGCCATGGTCACCGGCATTGTCAGCGCCTCGGGCCGCCGCCGCACCCCACTTCCCGATGCGACCCTGCGGGCGGGCGACATCCTGCTTATCGAAGGCGATCCCGAAGCGCTGGACAAAATGGTCAACCAGACCGGCCTCAGCTTCGCGGAGCGGCGCGGCGCCGCCTCGCGCGACAGCGGCAATGTCGGCGTCATCGAGGCTATCATTGGCGAAAGTTCGGGCCTGATTGGCGCCAGCGCTCAGGAACTGACCCTGTTTGACCGCACCGGTCTCAATCTGCTCGCCATTTCCCGCCGCGACCAGCGCTTCACCAAGCGCCTGGGCGAAATCCGCTTCCAGAATGGCGACGTGATCCTGCTGCAGGGGCATTTGAAGCGGATTCCCGACCTATTGCGCGAATGGGATATTCTGCCCCTGGTGGAGCGCGGCCTGCGCCTGGGCAGTGTGCGCAATGGCCTCTTACCCCTGGCCATTCTGCTCATCGCCATGACGGCCACAGCCTTGGGCATTGTTCCGGTGGCGCCGGCCTTTTTCGCCGCGGCCGGTCTCATGATCCTCACCGGTGCCCTGCCCCTGCGCGATGTCTACACTCAGATCGACGGGCCGATCCTGGTCATGCTGGCCTGCCTCATCCCGGTCAGTGAAAGCCTGCAATTGACCGGCGGCACCGACCTGGTCGCCCACTGGCTCACGGCCACCGCCGTCACCCTGCCCGGCTGGGGCGCCCTGGCGCTCATCATGGTCGCCGCCATGGCGGTCACGCCTTTCCTTAACAATGCCGCCACCGTGCTGGTCATGGCCCCCATCGCCGCCGCCTTCGCCACCGGCCTCGGCTATGCGCCCGAAGCCTTCCTCATGGCCGTGGCCATCGGCGCCGGCTGCGATTTCCTCACCCCCATCGGCCACCAGTGCAATACCCTGGTCATGGCCCCCGGCGGCTACCGCTTCGGCGACTATTGGCGCCTCGGCCTGCCCCTCTCCATCCTGGTCGTCCTGGTCGGCGTCCCCGCCCTGATGATTGTCTGGCCCTTCTGA
- a CDS encoding esterase: MQLHTTLGPKKRNELGLILPHEHVFVDLRTPDKPGYAEADTDDVVRLMAPEIEAIKAQGVTALIECSTGGVGLRVDIDLAVSKATNFPIVVPTGNYREPWIPDWVATASEAELEKWMLGHLTEGVDDTGVIAAWIKVSAGDDGITPLETKILRAAARASAQTGALIGSHTIKGRVVLDQLDIIEAEGGSAGRFLSIHTQAEPDFGLHQAVFDRGAWLEIDNIGWVPDAENVALVVQSLEAGQGERLLLSHDRGWYDPAQAGGGTPKPYTHLVESFLPGLRHAGVDESTITRLTHDNPFAAFAR, translated from the coding sequence ATGCAACTTCATACCACTTTGGGGCCGAAAAAACGGAACGAACTGGGCCTGATCCTGCCGCATGAGCATGTGTTCGTGGACCTCAGGACGCCCGACAAACCGGGCTATGCCGAGGCCGATACGGACGATGTGGTGCGGCTGATGGCGCCCGAAATCGAGGCGATCAAGGCACAAGGCGTGACCGCGCTGATCGAATGTTCCACCGGGGGTGTGGGCCTCAGGGTCGATATCGACCTGGCGGTGTCCAAGGCCACCAATTTTCCCATTGTGGTGCCGACGGGCAATTATCGCGAACCCTGGATACCGGACTGGGTGGCGACGGCCAGCGAGGCAGAGCTTGAAAAATGGATGCTCGGCCATCTGACCGAAGGGGTGGACGATACCGGCGTCATTGCGGCCTGGATCAAGGTCAGTGCCGGCGATGACGGGATTACGCCGCTGGAAACGAAAATATTGCGGGCGGCGGCGCGCGCCTCGGCGCAGACCGGCGCGCTGATCGGCTCGCATACGATCAAGGGCCGGGTGGTGCTGGATCAGCTCGACATTATCGAGGCCGAGGGCGGATCTGCTGGACGGTTTTTGTCTATTCACACCCAGGCCGAGCCCGATTTCGGGCTGCATCAGGCGGTGTTCGACCGCGGCGCCTGGCTGGAGATCGACAATATCGGCTGGGTGCCGGATGCTGAGAATGTCGCACTGGTCGTGCAATCGCTGGAGGCGGGGCAGGGCGAGCGGCTGCTGCTGAGCCATGACCGGGGCTGGTACGATCCGGCACAGGCCGGCGGAGGTACACCAAAGCCCTATACGCATCTGGTCGAGAGTTTTCTGCCCGGCCTGCGGCACGCGGGTGTGGACGAAAGCACGATCACGCGCCTGACGCATGACAATCCGTTTGCGGCGTTTGCGCGGTAG
- the rimO gene encoding 30S ribosomal protein S12 methylthiotransferase RimO: MTQAPKIGLVSLGCPKALVDSERIMTTLRAQGYSFSRDYAGADVVLVNTCGFLDSAKQESLEAIGEALNENGKVIVTGCLGVEEDLIRETHPSVLAITGPHQYESVVSAVHDHLPPVPNKFVDLVPESGLKLTPRHYAYLKISEGCNNRCSFCIIPQIRGDLASRPAAGILSEAEGLIRSGVKELLVISQDTSAYGLDIKYATSKYRGREVKAKFYDLAKELGELGAWIRLHYVYPYPHVDPVMELMAEGLVLPYLDIPFQHASPKVLKAMRRPAHQEKTLNRILDWKRQVPDLTVRSNFIVGFPGETEEDFEMLLDFIEEAEIDRAGCFKYEPVTGATANELDGIVPDEVKEERFAQLMEVAQNVSFGQLQKKVGRTIDVIVDDVRPEQNRVIARSKWDAPEIDGQVIVDEAHGIKIGDIVSVTVTDNDEYDLFAVPAKAQA; this comes from the coding sequence ATGACTCAGGCGCCCAAAATCGGTCTCGTCAGCCTCGGCTGTCCAAAGGCACTCGTCGACAGCGAGCGCATCATGACCACCCTGCGCGCCCAGGGTTATTCCTTCTCGCGCGACTATGCCGGTGCCGACGTGGTGCTCGTCAATACCTGCGGCTTTCTCGACAGCGCCAAGCAGGAAAGTCTCGAGGCCATCGGCGAAGCGCTCAATGAAAACGGCAAGGTCATTGTCACTGGCTGCCTGGGCGTTGAAGAGGACCTGATCCGCGAAACCCATCCGAGTGTGCTCGCGATCACTGGCCCGCATCAGTATGAAAGCGTGGTCTCGGCGGTGCATGACCACCTGCCGCCCGTGCCCAACAAATTCGTGGACCTGGTGCCCGAAAGCGGGCTGAAACTCACGCCCCGCCACTACGCCTATTTGAAGATTTCCGAAGGCTGCAACAATCGCTGCTCCTTCTGCATCATCCCCCAGATCCGCGGAGACCTTGCCTCGCGGCCTGCTGCCGGCATCCTGAGCGAAGCCGAAGGCCTCATCCGCTCCGGCGTCAAGGAATTGCTGGTCATCTCGCAGGACACCAGCGCCTACGGCCTCGACATAAAATACGCCACGAGCAAATATCGCGGCCGCGAGGTCAAGGCGAAATTCTACGACCTGGCCAAGGAACTGGGTGAACTGGGCGCCTGGATACGCCTGCACTATGTCTACCCCTATCCCCATGTCGATCCGGTCATGGAACTGATGGCCGAGGGCCTCGTCCTGCCCTATCTCGACATTCCCTTCCAGCATGCCTCGCCCAAGGTCTTGAAGGCCATGCGCCGCCCCGCGCATCAGGAAAAGACCTTGAATCGAATTCTGGACTGGAAGCGACAAGTCCCTGATTTGACTGTACGTTCCAATTTCATCGTCGGCTTCCCCGGCGAAACCGAAGAAGATTTCGAAATGCTGCTCGATTTCATCGAGGAGGCCGAAATCGACCGCGCCGGCTGCTTCAAATATGAACCCGTCACCGGTGCCACCGCCAACGAGCTCGATGGCATCGTGCCCGACGAGGTCAAGGAAGAGCGCTTCGCCCAATTGATGGAAGTGGCGCAGAACGTCTCCTTCGGCCAGCTCCAGAAAAAGGTCGGCCGCACCATCGACGTCATCGTCGACGACGTCCGCCCCGAGCAGAACCGCGTCATTGCCCGCTCCAAATGGGACGCCCCGGAGATCGACGGCCAGGTCATCGTCGACGAGGCCCATGGCATCAAGATCGGCGACATCGTTTCGGTCACCGTCACCGACAACGACGAATACGACCTCTTCGCCGTTCCCGCTAAGGCCCAAGCCTAA